A region from the Malus domestica chromosome 07, GDT2T_hap1 genome encodes:
- the LOC139197764 gene encoding uncharacterized protein has translation MTHVNLMNNYFDPNSMYTEEDFRRHFRMRRHVFERLLCDVQQVNPHFRHKRDRVGRPSFSPHQKVTVTLRMMAYGSPADSMDETHGMSKSTCLDTLEEFCDTIVQLYKDEYLREPNKKDLNRLLRKAEDHGFPGMIGSLDCMH, from the coding sequence ATGACGCATGTCAAtttgatgaacaactacttcgaCCCCAACTCGATGTacacagaagaggatttcagacgTCATTTTCGgatgaggcgtcatgtcttCGAGCGTTTACTTTGTGATGTCCAGCAAGTCAATCCGCACTTTCGACATAAGCGGGACAGAGTAGGCCGCCCtagtttctcacctcatcagaaggttactGTTACACTCCGAATGATGGCATATGGCTCTCCAGCTGattcgatggatgaaacccatggtatgtctaagtctacatgccttgatactcttGAAGAATTTTGTGACACAATTGTTCAGCTTTACAAAGACGAGTACCTCCGCGAGCCAAATAAAAAAGATCTAAATCGGCTCCTTCGCAAAGCTGAAGACCATGGGTTTccgggcatgatagggtcattagactgcatgcattga
- the LOC103439336 gene encoding uncharacterized protein isoform X2 has protein sequence MGKNEEWAEPPSGLLPNGLLPNEAASVMRVLDSERWLKAEERTAELIACIQPNSPSEERRNAVADYVQRLIMKCFPCQVFTFGSVPLKTYLPDGDIDLTAFSKSPNMKDTWAHQVRDMLENEEKNENAEFRVKEVQYIQAEVKIIKCLVENIVVDISFNQLGGLCTLCFLEEVDHLINQNHLFKRSIILIKAWCYYESRILGAHHGLISTYALETLVLYIFHVFNNSFSGPLEVLYRFLVFFSKFDWDNFCVSLWGPVPISSLPDVSAEPPRKDGGELLLSKLFLDACSSVYAVFPGGQKTQGQPFVSKHFNVIDPLRINNNLGRSVSKGNFFRIRSAFTFGAKRLARLLDCAKEDLFFEVNQFFLNTWDRHGSGHRPDAPRNDLRRLRLSNLDHLHGSENLRNISSNHKKESSSGRDTQSGGMHGSINVPSQHASYSLESTSGISSVSTVTHSQTQRIHGNTNLTRASDMTRKETNSDLGAHIDKGQRSAKPDNLVNDLQGRFLFARTHSSPELTDTYGEVSTQSRRYRAPESGKGQTSTRLDNSTRKNLDSDSVASHRNRSSTDDPSSARSISSRQSPDAAVDSNNYHDESGMSAVADDYASISAAQGMHQEEQDLVNMMASSAAHGFNGQVHLPLNLGPGHLPLPIPPSILASMGYAQRNMGGMVPTNFPLMETPWGTNMQFPQGVVPPSLAPYFPGMGLTSNPEDSVEPGNENFGSVEMNSGETELDFWHQQERGSTGGFDLDNGSYEMLQEDDKQQSTSAGYNFHPSSRVGTSGNSMQAQPKSTKENQESMRGEERVDNFQYQDNRGNEVYFDDRTVSSRSATYASSVRSKTSSESSWEGSSARVSKSTREKRGRRNAHSAAPSAAYGKGKSVSEHSSTQADDDNRDWNSPTALGAETVEQSTGPQPVAPLHFPRHQMTGFEQTQTSGSDSMIPFAPVFLGHGSRQRATNDSGMLTFYPTGPPVPFVTMLPYNYFSSETGTSDVSTSQFSREEGADNSDSGQNFDSSEGADQPEVLSTSSSMGRVAPIAPSEHKSDILHSDFSSHWQNLQYGRFCQTSRHPSPVVYPSPVMVPPAYLQGRFPWDGPGRPLSANVNLFTQLMGYGPRLVPVAPLQSVPNRPAGGYQRYADEIPRYRAGTGTYLPNPVSVRDRPSNTRRGNYNYDRNDHHGDREGNWNTNSKSRASGRNHSRGQAEKQNSRVDRLAASESRAERSWSSNRQDSLPSYQSQNGPIRANTAQSGSTNVAYGMYPVPAMNPGGVSSNGPSMPPVVMLYPYDHNAGYGPPTDQLEFGSLGPVGFSGLNEAQLNEGSRMNGVFDEQRFHGGSTQRSSPDQPSSPHLQRGV, from the exons ATGGGCAAAAATGAGGAGTGGGCAGAGCCACCAAGTGGGCTGTTGCCGAATGGCCTATTGCCCAATGAAGCTGCATCGGTGATGAGAGTGCTCGACTCAGAGCGATGGTTGAAGGCGGAGGAGCGAACTGCAGAGCTTATTGCCTGCATTCAGCCCAACTCACCATCCGAAGAGCGCCGAAATGCCGTTGCCGATTATGTGCAGCGGCTCATCATGAAGTGCTTCCCCTGCCAG GTGTTCACTTTTGGGTCTGTACCCCTGAAAACGTATTTGCCTGATGGAGATATTGACCTGACAGCCTTCAGTAAGAGTCCAAATATGAAGGACACATGGGCCCATCAAGTTCGTGATATGCTCGAGAATGAGGAGAAGAACGAGAATGCTGAATTCCGTGTGAAAGAGGTTCAGTACATTCAGGCAGAA GTGAAGATAATCAAGTGCCTTGTGGAAAACATTGTTGTAGACATATCATTCAATCAGCTCGGTGGCCTGTGCACCCTCTGTTTCCTTGAGGAG gttgatcatttgataaATCAAAATCATTTGTTCAAGCGCAGTATCATACTGATAAAGGCCTGGTGTTATTATGAGAGCCGAATACTGGGCGCTCATCATGGGCTTATCTCAACTTATGCGTTGGAAACTTTGGTTTTATACATATTTCATGTTTTCAACAACTCGTTTTCTGGACCACTTGAG GTTTTGTATCGTTTTCTGGTGTTTTTCAGTAAATTTGACTGGGATAATTTTTGTGTTAGCCTATGGGGTCCTGTCCCCATTAGTTCACTTCCAGATGTATCTG CGGAACCTCCTCGAAAAGATGGTGGAGAGTTACTACTGAGCAAATTGTTTCTTGATGCCTGTAGCTCAGTGTATGCTGTTTTTCCTGGTGGTCAAAAAACTCAGGGCCAACCTTTTGTTTCCAAACATTTTAATGTTATTGATCCTTTGAGAATCAACAACAACCTGGGACGCAGTGTTAGTAAAG GTAATTTTTTTAGGATACGCAGTGCATTTACATTTGGGGCTAAAAGGCTGGCCAGGTTGCTTGATTGTGCCAAAGAGGATCTATTTTTCGAAGTAAATCAGTTTTTTCTTAACACTTGGGATAGACATGGGAGTGGTCATCGACCTGATGCACCACGAAATGATTTGAGGCGCTTGAGACTTTCAAATCTGGACCATTTACATGGATCTGAGAATCTCAGGAATATTTCAAGCAACCATAAAAAGGAAAGTTCCTCTGGTCGAGATACTCAAAGTGGGGGGATGCATGGCTCCATTAATGTTCCCTCCCAGCATGCTAGTTATTCTTTAGAAAGCACCTCTGGTATCAGTAGTGTATCTACAGTAACTCATTCTCAAACTCAAAGGATTCATGGGAACACAAACCTCACTAGGGCCTCTGATATGACTAGAAAGGAAACGAATTCCGACCTGGGTGCACACATTGATAAAGGTCAAAGAAGTGCTAAACCTGATAACTTGGTGAATGACTTACAAGGGAGGTTTCTTTTTGCAAGGACACACTCTAGTCCTGAGCTTACTGATACATATGGTGAAGTTTCCACTCAAAGTAGGCGCTACAGAGCCCCAGAGAGTGGGAAAGGCCAAACTTCAACAAGGTTGGATAATAGCACGAGGAAAAACCTGGATTCTGATAGTGTGGCAAGCCACAGAAATAGATCTTCAACTGATGATCCTTCATCTGCTAGATCCATCTCATCCCGCCAAAGCCCTGATGCTGCTGTTGATTCAAATAACTACCATGATGAGTCAGGCATGAGTGCCGTTGCTGACGATTATGCTTCTATTTCGGCGGCACAAGGGATGCACCAGGAGGAGCAAGATCTTGTTAACATGATGGCATCTTCTGCAGCTCATGGTTTTAATGGGCAGGTTCATCTTCCACTCAATTTGGGTCCCGGTCACCTACCGCTTCCAATCCCACCTTCCATTCTTGCTTCTATGGGATATGCCCAGAGAAATATGGGTGGAATGGTTCCTACAAATTTCCCCTTGATGGAGACTCCTTGGGGAACAAATATGCAATTTCCGCAAGGTGTTGTGCCACCGTCGCTAGCCCCTTATTTCCCTGGCATGGGGTTGACCTCAAATCCTGAAGATTCAGTGGAACCTggtaatgaaaattttggatCTGTGGAAATGAACTCAGGCGAAACGGAGCTTGATTTCTGGCATCAGCAAGAGAGGGGATCTACTGGTGGGTTTGATCTGGATAATGGAAGTTATGAAATGCTTCAGGAAGATGACAAGCAACAGTCAACCTCAGCTGGTTATAACTTTCATCCATCATCTCGTGTAGGCACCTCAGGAAATTCTATGCAAGCTCAACCAAAGTCTACCAAAGAAAACCAAGAGTCGATGAGGGGGGAAGAGCGTGTGGATAATTTTCAATACCAAGATAACAGAGGTAATGAGGTTTACTTTGATGATCGAACTGTGAGTTCTAGATCTGCCACATATGCAAGTTCAGTGAGAAGTAAGACCTCCTCTGAGAGTTCTTGGGAAGGATCATCAGCAAGGGTCTCAAAGTCAACAAGGGAAAAACGTGGTAGGCGAAATGCTCATTCAGCAGCGCCATCTGCTGCATATGGGAAAGGTAAGAGTGTGTCCGAACATTCATCTACCCAGGCAGATGATGACAACAGAGATTGGAATTCACCTACAGCTTTAGGTGCCGAAACGGTAGAACAGAGCACAGGACCTCAACCTGTTGCTCCCTTGCATTTTCCAAGGCATCAAATGACCGGTTTTGAACAAACTCAGACAAGTGGATCAGATTCGATGATTCCTTTTGCTCCAGTGTTCTTAGGTCACGGCTCAAGACAGAGAGCTACAAATGATTCTGGAATGCTTACATTTTATCCTACGGGCCCTCCAGTTCCATTTGTTACAATGCTTCCTTATAATTATTTCTCGTCAGAAACAGGAACTTCAGATGTATCAACAAGCCAATTTAGCAGAGAAGAGGGAGCAGATAATAGTGATTCTGGTCAGAATTTTGATTCGTCTGAGGGAGCTGATCAACCTGAGGTGTTAAGTACTTCTAGCTCTATGGGAAGGGTAGCTCCTATTGCGCCGTCAGAGCATAAATCTGACATTCTTCACAGTGACTTCTCTAGCCATTGGCAGAATCTGCAATATGGACGGTTTTGCCAAACTTCACGGCACCCTTCACCTGTCGTTTATCCTTCACCAGTTATGGTGCCCCCTGCTTACTTACAAGGAAGATTTCCGTGGGATGGTCCCGGGAGACCTCTTTCAGCCAACGTCAATCTCTTCACTCAGCTTATGGGTTATGGACCTCGACTGGTCCCTGTTGCTCCTCTCCAGTCTGTTCCTAACAGGCCTGCTGGTGGTTATCAACGTTATGCAGATGAGATTCCAAGATATCGTGCTGGGACTGGGACCTACCTGCCAAATCCT GTTTCTGTACGGGACCGGCCTTCAAATACGAGAAGGGGGAATTACAATTATGATAGAAATGACCACCACGGTGATAGAGAAGGGAACTGGAATACCAATTCAAAGTCACGAGCTTCTGGGCGCAACCACAGTCGCGGTCAAGCTGAGAAGCAAAATTCAAGAGTAGACCGTTTGGCAGCTAGTGAGAGCAGAGCTGAAAGGTCATGGAGTTCAAATAGGCAGGACTCATTACCgtcatatcaatctcaaaatgGTCCTATCCGTGCAAACACTGCACAGAGTGGTTCGACCAATGTTGCATATGGCATGTATCCGGTACCAGCCATGAACCCTGGTGGGGTATCATCAAATGGCCCTTCCATGCCACCTGTTGTCATGCTGTATCCTTATGATCATAATGCTGGCTACGGGCCACCTACAGATCAACTTGAGTTTGGTTCTCTTGGACCAGTGGGATTCTCGGGTTTGAATGAAGCACAGCTAAATGAAGGGAGCCGGATGAATGGGGTATTTGATGAACAAAGGTTTCATGGTGGCTCTACTCAACGATCTTCACCTGATCAGCCTTCTTCACCCCACCTCCAAAG GGGAGTTTGA
- the LOC103439336 gene encoding uncharacterized protein isoform X1 has translation MGKNEEWAEPPSGLLPNGLLPNEAASVMRVLDSERWLKAEERTAELIACIQPNSPSEERRNAVADYVQRLIMKCFPCQVFTFGSVPLKTYLPDGDIDLTAFSKSPNMKDTWAHQVRDMLENEEKNENAEFRVKEVQYIQAEVKIIKCLVENIVVDISFNQLGGLCTLCFLEEVDHLINQNHLFKRSIILIKAWCYYESRILGAHHGLISTYALETLVLYIFHVFNNSFSGPLEVLYRFLVFFSKFDWDNFCVSLWGPVPISSLPDVSAEPPRKDGGELLLSKLFLDACSSVYAVFPGGQKTQGQPFVSKHFNVIDPLRINNNLGRSVSKGNFFRIRSAFTFGAKRLARLLDCAKEDLFFEVNQFFLNTWDRHGSGHRPDAPRNDLRRLRLSNLDHLHGSENLRNISSNHKKESSSGRDTQSGGMHGSINVPSQHASYSLESTSGISSVSTVTHSQTQRIHGNTNLTRASDMTRKETNSDLGAHIDKGQRSAKPDNLVNDLQGRFLFARTHSSPELTDTYGEVSTQSRRYRAPESGKGQTSTRLDNSTRKNLDSDSVASHRNRSSTDDPSSARSISSRQSPDAAVDSNNYHDESGMSAVADDYASISAAQGMHQEEQDLVNMMASSAAHGFNGQVHLPLNLGPGHLPLPIPPSILASMGYAQRNMGGMVPTNFPLMETPWGTNMQFPQGVVPPSLAPYFPGMGLTSNPEDSVEPGNENFGSVEMNSGETELDFWHQQERGSTGGFDLDNGSYEMLQEDDKQQSTSAGYNFHPSSRVGTSGNSMQAQPKSTKENQESMRGEERVDNFQYQDNRGNEVYFDDRTVSSRSATYASSVRSKTSSESSWEGSSARVSKSTREKRGRRNAHSAAPSAAYGKGKSVSEHSSTQADDDNRDWNSPTALGAETVEQSTGPQPVAPLHFPRHQMTGFEQTQTSGSDSMIPFAPVFLGHGSRQRATNDSGMLTFYPTGPPVPFVTMLPYNYFSSETGTSDVSTSQFSREEGADNSDSGQNFDSSEGADQPEVLSTSSSMGRVAPIAPSEHKSDILHSDFSSHWQNLQYGRFCQTSRHPSPVVYPSPVMVPPAYLQGRFPWDGPGRPLSANVNLFTQLMGYGPRLVPVAPLQSVPNRPAGGYQRYADEIPRYRAGTGTYLPNPKVSVRDRPSNTRRGNYNYDRNDHHGDREGNWNTNSKSRASGRNHSRGQAEKQNSRVDRLAASESRAERSWSSNRQDSLPSYQSQNGPIRANTAQSGSTNVAYGMYPVPAMNPGGVSSNGPSMPPVVMLYPYDHNAGYGPPTDQLEFGSLGPVGFSGLNEAQLNEGSRMNGVFDEQRFHGGSTQRSSPDQPSSPHLQRGV, from the exons ATGGGCAAAAATGAGGAGTGGGCAGAGCCACCAAGTGGGCTGTTGCCGAATGGCCTATTGCCCAATGAAGCTGCATCGGTGATGAGAGTGCTCGACTCAGAGCGATGGTTGAAGGCGGAGGAGCGAACTGCAGAGCTTATTGCCTGCATTCAGCCCAACTCACCATCCGAAGAGCGCCGAAATGCCGTTGCCGATTATGTGCAGCGGCTCATCATGAAGTGCTTCCCCTGCCAG GTGTTCACTTTTGGGTCTGTACCCCTGAAAACGTATTTGCCTGATGGAGATATTGACCTGACAGCCTTCAGTAAGAGTCCAAATATGAAGGACACATGGGCCCATCAAGTTCGTGATATGCTCGAGAATGAGGAGAAGAACGAGAATGCTGAATTCCGTGTGAAAGAGGTTCAGTACATTCAGGCAGAA GTGAAGATAATCAAGTGCCTTGTGGAAAACATTGTTGTAGACATATCATTCAATCAGCTCGGTGGCCTGTGCACCCTCTGTTTCCTTGAGGAG gttgatcatttgataaATCAAAATCATTTGTTCAAGCGCAGTATCATACTGATAAAGGCCTGGTGTTATTATGAGAGCCGAATACTGGGCGCTCATCATGGGCTTATCTCAACTTATGCGTTGGAAACTTTGGTTTTATACATATTTCATGTTTTCAACAACTCGTTTTCTGGACCACTTGAG GTTTTGTATCGTTTTCTGGTGTTTTTCAGTAAATTTGACTGGGATAATTTTTGTGTTAGCCTATGGGGTCCTGTCCCCATTAGTTCACTTCCAGATGTATCTG CGGAACCTCCTCGAAAAGATGGTGGAGAGTTACTACTGAGCAAATTGTTTCTTGATGCCTGTAGCTCAGTGTATGCTGTTTTTCCTGGTGGTCAAAAAACTCAGGGCCAACCTTTTGTTTCCAAACATTTTAATGTTATTGATCCTTTGAGAATCAACAACAACCTGGGACGCAGTGTTAGTAAAG GTAATTTTTTTAGGATACGCAGTGCATTTACATTTGGGGCTAAAAGGCTGGCCAGGTTGCTTGATTGTGCCAAAGAGGATCTATTTTTCGAAGTAAATCAGTTTTTTCTTAACACTTGGGATAGACATGGGAGTGGTCATCGACCTGATGCACCACGAAATGATTTGAGGCGCTTGAGACTTTCAAATCTGGACCATTTACATGGATCTGAGAATCTCAGGAATATTTCAAGCAACCATAAAAAGGAAAGTTCCTCTGGTCGAGATACTCAAAGTGGGGGGATGCATGGCTCCATTAATGTTCCCTCCCAGCATGCTAGTTATTCTTTAGAAAGCACCTCTGGTATCAGTAGTGTATCTACAGTAACTCATTCTCAAACTCAAAGGATTCATGGGAACACAAACCTCACTAGGGCCTCTGATATGACTAGAAAGGAAACGAATTCCGACCTGGGTGCACACATTGATAAAGGTCAAAGAAGTGCTAAACCTGATAACTTGGTGAATGACTTACAAGGGAGGTTTCTTTTTGCAAGGACACACTCTAGTCCTGAGCTTACTGATACATATGGTGAAGTTTCCACTCAAAGTAGGCGCTACAGAGCCCCAGAGAGTGGGAAAGGCCAAACTTCAACAAGGTTGGATAATAGCACGAGGAAAAACCTGGATTCTGATAGTGTGGCAAGCCACAGAAATAGATCTTCAACTGATGATCCTTCATCTGCTAGATCCATCTCATCCCGCCAAAGCCCTGATGCTGCTGTTGATTCAAATAACTACCATGATGAGTCAGGCATGAGTGCCGTTGCTGACGATTATGCTTCTATTTCGGCGGCACAAGGGATGCACCAGGAGGAGCAAGATCTTGTTAACATGATGGCATCTTCTGCAGCTCATGGTTTTAATGGGCAGGTTCATCTTCCACTCAATTTGGGTCCCGGTCACCTACCGCTTCCAATCCCACCTTCCATTCTTGCTTCTATGGGATATGCCCAGAGAAATATGGGTGGAATGGTTCCTACAAATTTCCCCTTGATGGAGACTCCTTGGGGAACAAATATGCAATTTCCGCAAGGTGTTGTGCCACCGTCGCTAGCCCCTTATTTCCCTGGCATGGGGTTGACCTCAAATCCTGAAGATTCAGTGGAACCTggtaatgaaaattttggatCTGTGGAAATGAACTCAGGCGAAACGGAGCTTGATTTCTGGCATCAGCAAGAGAGGGGATCTACTGGTGGGTTTGATCTGGATAATGGAAGTTATGAAATGCTTCAGGAAGATGACAAGCAACAGTCAACCTCAGCTGGTTATAACTTTCATCCATCATCTCGTGTAGGCACCTCAGGAAATTCTATGCAAGCTCAACCAAAGTCTACCAAAGAAAACCAAGAGTCGATGAGGGGGGAAGAGCGTGTGGATAATTTTCAATACCAAGATAACAGAGGTAATGAGGTTTACTTTGATGATCGAACTGTGAGTTCTAGATCTGCCACATATGCAAGTTCAGTGAGAAGTAAGACCTCCTCTGAGAGTTCTTGGGAAGGATCATCAGCAAGGGTCTCAAAGTCAACAAGGGAAAAACGTGGTAGGCGAAATGCTCATTCAGCAGCGCCATCTGCTGCATATGGGAAAGGTAAGAGTGTGTCCGAACATTCATCTACCCAGGCAGATGATGACAACAGAGATTGGAATTCACCTACAGCTTTAGGTGCCGAAACGGTAGAACAGAGCACAGGACCTCAACCTGTTGCTCCCTTGCATTTTCCAAGGCATCAAATGACCGGTTTTGAACAAACTCAGACAAGTGGATCAGATTCGATGATTCCTTTTGCTCCAGTGTTCTTAGGTCACGGCTCAAGACAGAGAGCTACAAATGATTCTGGAATGCTTACATTTTATCCTACGGGCCCTCCAGTTCCATTTGTTACAATGCTTCCTTATAATTATTTCTCGTCAGAAACAGGAACTTCAGATGTATCAACAAGCCAATTTAGCAGAGAAGAGGGAGCAGATAATAGTGATTCTGGTCAGAATTTTGATTCGTCTGAGGGAGCTGATCAACCTGAGGTGTTAAGTACTTCTAGCTCTATGGGAAGGGTAGCTCCTATTGCGCCGTCAGAGCATAAATCTGACATTCTTCACAGTGACTTCTCTAGCCATTGGCAGAATCTGCAATATGGACGGTTTTGCCAAACTTCACGGCACCCTTCACCTGTCGTTTATCCTTCACCAGTTATGGTGCCCCCTGCTTACTTACAAGGAAGATTTCCGTGGGATGGTCCCGGGAGACCTCTTTCAGCCAACGTCAATCTCTTCACTCAGCTTATGGGTTATGGACCTCGACTGGTCCCTGTTGCTCCTCTCCAGTCTGTTCCTAACAGGCCTGCTGGTGGTTATCAACGTTATGCAGATGAGATTCCAAGATATCGTGCTGGGACTGGGACCTACCTGCCAAATCCT AAGGTTTCTGTACGGGACCGGCCTTCAAATACGAGAAGGGGGAATTACAATTATGATAGAAATGACCACCACGGTGATAGAGAAGGGAACTGGAATACCAATTCAAAGTCACGAGCTTCTGGGCGCAACCACAGTCGCGGTCAAGCTGAGAAGCAAAATTCAAGAGTAGACCGTTTGGCAGCTAGTGAGAGCAGAGCTGAAAGGTCATGGAGTTCAAATAGGCAGGACTCATTACCgtcatatcaatctcaaaatgGTCCTATCCGTGCAAACACTGCACAGAGTGGTTCGACCAATGTTGCATATGGCATGTATCCGGTACCAGCCATGAACCCTGGTGGGGTATCATCAAATGGCCCTTCCATGCCACCTGTTGTCATGCTGTATCCTTATGATCATAATGCTGGCTACGGGCCACCTACAGATCAACTTGAGTTTGGTTCTCTTGGACCAGTGGGATTCTCGGGTTTGAATGAAGCACAGCTAAATGAAGGGAGCCGGATGAATGGGGTATTTGATGAACAAAGGTTTCATGGTGGCTCTACTCAACGATCTTCACCTGATCAGCCTTCTTCACCCCACCTCCAAAG GGGAGTTTGA